From the Comamonas odontotermitis genome, one window contains:
- a CDS encoding 16S rRNA (uracil(1498)-N(3))-methyltransferase codes for MPRFYCPVELRTGAELDLPAEAARHVQVFRMQPGDGITLFNGTAGVPAGEYAATIMQMGRNHVTVRIDSHAAVEREAAVAVHLLAGITAGERMEWLVEKATELGVASITPLEAERSVTRLKGDRATKRQERWQAIAASACEQCGRNQVPVIHAPVDLAQWSRADALAGAQRLVLSLAEGTQPLPVALQARAATQPVVFLSGPEGGLSPAEEALARTHGFAPVTLGARVLRAETAPLAALAYLAAL; via the coding sequence ATGCCCCGTTTTTATTGCCCTGTGGAACTGCGCACTGGCGCCGAGCTGGATCTCCCCGCCGAGGCTGCGCGCCATGTGCAGGTGTTTCGCATGCAGCCGGGCGACGGCATTACCCTGTTCAATGGTACGGCGGGGGTGCCTGCGGGTGAATATGCGGCCACGATCATGCAGATGGGCCGCAACCATGTCACCGTACGCATCGACAGCCATGCCGCCGTCGAGCGCGAGGCAGCTGTGGCGGTGCATCTGCTGGCTGGTATCACGGCAGGCGAGCGCATGGAGTGGCTGGTGGAAAAGGCCACCGAACTGGGCGTAGCCAGCATCACGCCGCTGGAGGCAGAGCGCTCCGTGACGCGCCTCAAGGGCGACCGGGCGACGAAGCGCCAGGAGCGCTGGCAGGCCATTGCGGCCAGCGCCTGCGAACAGTGCGGTCGCAACCAGGTGCCGGTCATCCATGCGCCGGTCGATCTGGCGCAGTGGAGCCGGGCAGATGCGCTGGCGGGTGCCCAGCGTCTGGTGCTGTCGCTGGCCGAGGGCACACAGCCGCTGCCCGTGGCCTTGCAGGCACGCGCGGCAACGCAGCCAGTGGTGTTCCTCTCCGGCCCCGAGGGGGGCCTGAGCCCCGCCGAAGAAGCGTTGGCCCGTACCCACGGCTTTGCCCCGGTCACCCTGGGCGCGCGGGTGCTGCGCGCCGAGACGGCTCCCCTGGCGGCGCTGGCCTACCTCGCCGCGCTGTAA
- a CDS encoding aminoglycoside phosphotransferase family protein: MSDLIAANSAAPAPSDTAAQSLPVVTAVAWADPVREALFAGWLQAVADKHGLLPASVRLASADASFRRYLRVDDSQGGTRIIMDAPPDKENSEPFVKVQALLAQAGLNAPQILDWDAANGFLLLSDLGTQTVIEKLNPADPNAAHAWYMQAVDILVDWQKASQEGVLPPYDEAVLRRELQLFPDWYIAKHRGVVLNDKQQAVLQGAFDAIVAQNLSVPRVFVHRDFMMRNLMVPWDAAASAQPVGALGVLDFQDALHGPITYDIASLLRDAFISWDEDFVIDITIRYWEKARKAGLLGAQSASGFGEDFGDFYRAVEWMGIQRHLKVAGIFARLTLRDGKPRYLADTPRFIQYICATAARYRELKPLLRLVQEIEGIEEQGGWVIGRG; the protein is encoded by the coding sequence ATGTCTGACCTTATTGCTGCAAATTCTGCAGCGCCTGCTCCATCTGACACTGCCGCGCAATCTTTACCGGTCGTTACGGCTGTCGCCTGGGCCGATCCTGTCCGCGAAGCCCTGTTTGCGGGTTGGCTGCAGGCCGTGGCGGACAAGCATGGCCTCTTGCCAGCCAGCGTGCGCCTGGCTTCTGCCGACGCCAGCTTTCGCCGCTACCTGAGAGTTGATGACAGTCAAGGTGGCACGCGCATCATCATGGACGCGCCGCCCGACAAGGAAAACAGCGAGCCTTTCGTGAAGGTGCAGGCCCTGCTGGCGCAGGCGGGCTTGAATGCGCCCCAGATCCTGGATTGGGATGCTGCCAACGGCTTCCTGCTGCTGTCGGACCTGGGCACGCAGACGGTGATTGAAAAGCTCAACCCTGCGGACCCCAATGCCGCCCACGCCTGGTATATGCAGGCCGTCGATATTCTGGTGGACTGGCAGAAGGCATCGCAAGAAGGCGTGCTGCCCCCGTACGACGAAGCCGTGCTGCGCCGCGAGCTGCAACTGTTTCCCGACTGGTACATCGCCAAGCACCGGGGCGTGGTGCTGAACGACAAGCAGCAGGCCGTGCTGCAGGGCGCGTTTGACGCCATCGTGGCACAGAACCTGTCGGTGCCGCGCGTGTTCGTGCACCGCGACTTCATGATGCGCAACCTGATGGTGCCGTGGGATGCGGCCGCGTCAGCCCAGCCGGTCGGCGCCCTGGGCGTGCTGGATTTCCAGGACGCACTTCATGGCCCCATCACCTATGACATTGCCAGCCTGCTGCGCGATGCCTTCATCAGCTGGGACGAGGATTTCGTCATCGACATCACCATCCGCTACTGGGAAAAGGCCCGCAAGGCCGGCCTGCTGGGCGCCCAGAGCGCCAGCGGATTTGGCGAGGATTTTGGCGATTTCTACCGTGCGGTGGAGTGGATGGGCATTCAGCGCCACCTGAAAGTGGCAGGCATCTTCGCCCGCCTGACCTTGCGCGATGGCAAGCCCCGGTACCTGGCTGACACGCCGCGCTTCATCCAGTACATCTGCGCCACGGCTGCGCGTTACCGCGAACTCAAACCCCTGCTGCGCCTGGTGCAGGAGATCGAAGGCATCGAGGAGCAGGGCGGTTGGGTGATCGGTCGCGGCTGA